The nucleotide window GAGCAGCGTGACGACCTGAGTTGGGGGCCGAACAATACCTTCAAATTTCCGAAACAGGGGGGGACCGGCGCCATCTATGAGGGAATTGCCAGGCCGCTCGGGGACAGGATCCATCTGAACCACGAGATGGTGTCGATCGATCCGGATGCCAAGCGGGTCAGCTTTGCCAATGGACGTGTGGAACCGTACGATGTACTGATCAACACGCCGCCCCTGGATTTGCTCGTCGCAGCATGCTGTGCACTTCCTGAAACGGTACGGGCTGCTGCGGAAAACCTCGTACACAACAGCGGCCTGATCGTGGGATTGGGGATTGAAGAGCGGCGGGATGACAGCAAGTGCTGGATGTACTTTCCTGAAAGTAACTCCCCCTTTTATCGGGTAACGAACTTCCATAATTACTCCCCTTTCAATGTGCCCGGAGGCGATACGAGGCGCTATTCCTCTCTGATGTGCGAAACCACCTATTCCTCTTATAAATCGGTGGATAAGGCAGACATTGTTGATAGAACGGTTCAAGGATTGCACGCCAGCGGCATGATCGATGGGCCGCAGATACAGCGGATCGTCAGCCGCTACCTGATCGATATCCCGTACTCCTACCCGGTGCCGACCCTGGGACGTGACGGTGCGCTCTCCATGATCCAGCCCTGGCTCGAATCAAGGGATATCTATTCCCGTGGACGCTTCGGAGCCTGGAAGTACGAAGTGGGCAACATGGACCATTCCTTTATGCAGGGAGTGGAGGTTGTTGAGCGTCTGTTTGCCGGCGGCAACGAGCCGACCCTGAACGGCCGGGTGTGATGACAAGCCGGATTGCACTGCTCAAGGCTGTTGATGCGCTCCTTGGGCGCCTAGCAGTGCCGCTGGCGACCCTCTGTTCCCCCAGAGCACAACGATCAGAAGCGATCGGTTCCATCCTCCTCATTCGCCCCGGCGGCATAGGCGATGCCGTACTTCTGATCCCTGCGATTCAAGCGATCAGAAAGAAATTTCCCTCAGCTGACATCACGGTATTGGCCGAGCGCCGCAACGCCGCTGCTTTCCAGCTCTGCTCCGAGGTAAACAGGGTCCTCCTTTATGATCGTATTTCCGACTTTCTTGCCGTACTCCGCACCACCTATGACGTGGTCATCGACACTGAGCAGTTGCATCGTCTCTCGGCAGTGGTGGCCCGCCTGACCCGGGCACCGGTCTCGATCGGCTACGGCACCAACCAGCGGTCCCGTCTGTTCACCCATTCCATTCCGTATTCCCACGACACGTACGAAATCGATAGTTTTCTGGGAATGCTGGAGCCGTTGGGGATCGGACTGCATGGGGTTCCGGAACGCTTCCTGGCTGTGCCGGACAATGCCCTCCGGACGGCGGCTTCATTGCTGGAGTCTCTGGCCGGCCGGCCGTTCGCGGCTCTTTTTCCCGGCGCCAGCATTCCGGAACGCAGATGGGGGGCGGACAGGTTCCGGCAGGTAGCGGAGAGGCTGGCCGCCTTCGGGATTCCGGCGGTGGTGGTCGGGGGAAGGGAGGATCGGGAGCAGGGGGAGGAGATTACTGCCGGTGGGATGGGACTGGACCTGGCGGGGCGGACCTCGTTGTCCGAAACCGCGGCGGTGCTTCAGGAGAGCACTTTGCTGGTGAGTGGTGATTCGGGAATATTGCACCTGGCGGTGGGGCTGGGAAAGCCGACCGTGTCACTGTTCGGGCCGGGCAGAGGGAAAAAATGGGCTCCCAGGGGCCATCATATCGTGATCAACAAAGAGCTTCCCTGCTCTCCCTGTACCACCTTCGGCACCACCCCACCGTGCTGGAACAGCGTTCAGTGCATGCGCGATATTGCGGTGGACGAGGTGTTCAACGCGGTGATGATGCTGCTGGCCGCGGAAAGTGCGCTCCCTTCAGCGTGCTGCAAAAAAGAGTGGATCGTGGTTCAGAACAACATCAAGCGCTGATGGGGGCAGGTTCGCAGAGGTTTTCGCTGCAGTTCGCCTCGCCACCACACGTGAAGCAGTAGAATTTCGGGTCACTGTTGACCCTGGCGATCTCCTCCAGCAACCCGTTGCTGCGCAGCATGCACAGGTGTCCGTGATGATCTGCCCCGCATCTGCATTTGACCTGGTTTTCCATGGCTGTTTCTCCTTTCGTTTTGTCGGCATGGCCGGTAAAATTATTCCACCCTAGCAGAAAATGTGGTAGAAAGAAACGTTTGCCATCCCTCACACAAGGATACGACGCGATTTATGGCATTTTCTCCCACATCCATTCTGGTAACCGGCGGCGCAGGCTTCATCGGTGCCAACTTCATCCACTCTTTTATCACCAATAACCCCGCCTGCAACGTCGTAAATCTGGATTGCCTGACCTATGCCGGCAATCTCAAAAATCTGGCGGCGGTCGAAAATCACCCCGGTTACCGTTTCGTCAAGGGGGATATCGGCGATGCAGCCCTGGTGGCAAGCATCCTGGCCGAACACCGTATCGATGCCGTGGTGCATTTTGCCGCCGAGTCCCATGTGGACCGCTCCATCAGCGGGCCCGAGATCTTCGTACGTACCAATGTTCTGGGGAGCCAGGTGCTGCTGGAGGAGAGTCGCAAACACTGGCAGTCGGGCACTGTCGCGGATTTTCGTTTTCTGCAGATTTCCACCGACGAAGTGTATGGTAGTCTGGGGGACACCGGTTACTTCACCGAGGAGACCCCCCTTGCCCCCAACTCCCCCTATTCGGCCAGCAAAGCCGGGGCCGATATGCTGGTGCGGGCCTACCACGAAACCTACGGCATGCCAACCCTCAACACGCGCTGCTCCAACAATTACGGCCCCTATCATTTTCCCGAAAAGCTGATCCCGCTCATGATCCACAACATCATCAACAGGAAGCCGTTGCCGGTCTACGGTGATGGCCTGAATGTGCGCGACTGGCTGCATGTCCGCGATCACGCCGCCGCCGTGGAAACGGTGCTGAAGCAGGCCGCTCCCGGTTCGGTCTACAACATCGGCGGCAACAACGAGTGGAAGAACATCGATATCGTCAACCTGGTCTGCGACCTGCTGGACGGGCGCCTGGGGCGTCCGACAGGGGAAAACCGCAGCCTGATCACCTTTGTCAAGGATCGCCCCGGCCATGACCGGCGTTATGCCATCGATGCCTCGAAACTGAAGCGTGACCTGGGGTGGGAGCCGGCCTATACTTTTGAGCGTGGCATCGCCGAAACCATCGACTGGTACCTGGCCAACCAGGAGTGGGTGAGTGAGGTGACTTCCGGCGCGTACCGGGAGTATTACGCCCGGCATTACGAAGGAGCTGCACAATGATCCTGGTGGTTGGCTGCAACGGCATGCTGGGGCGCGACCTGATGACGCTCCTGGGGGAGAAGGCCCGTGGTGTGGACTTGGGTGAGATCGATATCACCGATCTCGAATCCACCGAGCGCACTCTGACGGCACTGCACCCTTCGGTAGTGATCAACTGCGCCGCCTATACCGATGTGGATGGCTGTGAAACCAATGCTGAAACCGCCATGCAGGTCAATGGCGAAGGTGTGGGGTACCTGGCCATGGCCACCCGCGCCATCGGGGCGAAACTGGTACAGGTCAGCACCGACTATGTCTTTGACGGCGGCAAGGGCACTCCCTATCAGGAAGATGACCTGCCACGCCCCCTGAATGTCTATGGCGAGTCGAAACTGGCCGGCGAGATGAATGCCGCCTTCAATCCCGATCACCTGATCGTGCGCACTCAATGGCTGTATGGCCTGCACGGCAAGAACTTCGTGGAAATCATGCTAAAATTGGCAGGCGAGAAAGACCAGCTCGCGGTGGTGGACGACCAGGTCGGTTCTCCCACCTGGACGGTCGATCTGGCGCGGGCCATCGTGGCCCTGGTCGATAACGGGTGTCAGGGCATCTACCATGCCGCCAATGAGGGTTTCTGCTCGTGGAACGAGTTTGCACGGGCTATTTTCGAGGAGGCCGGTCTGACCGTAACGGTCAACGGCATGACTACCGAGCAGTTGAACCGGCCTGCCCGCAGGCCGCTCTACTCGACGCTGGACTGCAGCAAGCTGCGACAGGATACCGGAATAGCGCTCCGGCCCTGGCGCGAGGCACTCCGTTCGTATATGGCTTCGAGAACAAATAAACACTAGGAGAGAGAGCATGGAACGGGGAGAACGCCCCTGGGGCTCATATCTGGTGCTGGATGAGAATACCAGCTACAAGATCAAGCGGATCGAGGTCAAGCCGGGCGAACGCCTGTCGCTGCAGAAACATCATCACCGCAGCGAGCACTGGATCGTGGTATCCGGTATTGCCAAGGTGACCTGCGGCGAGCAGGAATTTTTCGTCAATGTCAACGAATCCACCTTTATTCCGGTTGGGAAGCAGCACCGCCTCGAGAACCCGGGCAAGATCCCCCTGGTGATCATCGAGGTGCAGAGCGGCGAGTATCTGGGAGAAGACGACATCGTCCGCTTCGACGATGACTACAACCGTTGCGAGGTGCATGCTGAACTGTAGGATGCCCCCGTTTTACCGGCTGAGCTTTTCGCTTATCGGGTTGCTGATCATTTTCACGGCGTTGCTGGCCGGCTGCGCAGCCTCTTCCACCGCTGTCATGGATGAGGAGATCGTTACCAACGAGAAGCCGATGGCGACGTACAAACGGCTGCTTCTGAGCGATTTCGAGCTGGATCCCGAGTTGTACACCGACCTCCCGGAGGCCGGTCCGGGTGAGCGGGAACGCAGATACGCCCAAGTTCCGGCACAGTTGACCGACCAGGTCCAGCGTTATGTGAAATCGCGGCATATCTACGACTCGGTGTCCCGGGATGAGCTGCTTTCCCCCACCACCCTGGTGCTGAAAGGCAGGTTCACCAGGATGGGGCGATTCCGTATTTCCATTGAAGCCATGCTTCTCGATGGAGCTTCCGGTCAGGAGGTGGCCTATTTCCGCCAGACCCTGTGGGATGTCTTTGACACCACCGAAGCGGTCGGGCGGCTGGGGCACGAGATCGCCGATTTCATCGACCGGATTCAGTATAAGTAGAGTTGCCCCCTGCCGGGCCTCGTTCATCAATCGAGACCGGCAATTTCTTCAACGGAGGCTGTCGTGTATATCGTTATTCTCGCAGGCGGATCAGGAACGAGATTCTGGCCATTATCGAGGGCTGCCAGGCCGAAACAGCTGATTTCGATCACCGGCGACAGGACCATGCTTCAACGCACGGTGGAGCGGGTGCTGCCCCTCAAGCCGAAGCGTATTCTGATCGTTACCAATGTGCTCCAGGCAGCAGAGACGGAACGGCAGGTGACCCATTATCGTGGCGTCGCCATCGATGTGATCGCTGAGCCATGCGCCAGAAATACGGCCCCGGCCATCGGCCTGGCAGCGACCATCATCGCTGCCCACGATCCGGCCGGCTTGATGGTCGTGCTGCCGGCCGACCATTTCATCAGGAATGAAGAGGCCCTGCGCGAAACGCTCGAATCCGCGGCCCATGCCGCTCGGAACGGGTACCTGATGACGCTGGGAATCATGCCGTCCCGCCCCGAAACCGGATACGGCTATATCGAGGCCGATATGGACCTTCGCGGGAGCGGACCGTTTCCGGTGCGGCGTTTCGTTGAAAAGCCCCCCCTGGAGCAGGCCATCCGCTATCTGGACGAAGGCAATTTCTTTTGGAATAGCGGCATGTTCGTCTGGCGGGCCGATACCATCCTGAGCGAAATCGCGGCCCACATGCCTGCACTGGGACAGGCACTGGCCGGAATCACCTTCAACGGCGATGTCTGGGAACTGTCGGACCTGGACAACCAGATCGAGGCTGTCTACAGCGGAGTTGAAAACACCTCGATCGATTACGGCGTGATGGAGCGCTCCGAGCGGGTGCAGGTCGTGCCGGTGGAGATGGGCTGGAGCGACGTGGGCAGTTGGAGCGCCCTGCCCGAAGTGGTGGAACCGGATGCCGCAGGAACGGTATGCATCAATGCCGCCGGCATGGTTTCAATCGATTCGAGCGATTGCCTGATATATGCCGATAAACAGATGGTGGCTGCAGTTGGTGTCAATAACCTGATAGTGGTTTCAACCCCCGATGCACTGCTGGTCTGTGAACGAGACCGCGCCCAGGAGGTCAAAAAGGTGGTGGAGGAGCTGAACCTCCGCGGCAGCAGCACCTTTCTGTAATCACGAGATACCGTTCCGCTGAAAAATCCCTCACCCCGGTGACGGATTTTTTAGTGCCATTATTGTCAACTTTCGTCTCATAGTTTGGTTAACCACTGGTGATGCCCATGCGCGATTCCATACATGATGAACTGCAGCAGATACGTAGCCGGGGACTGTACCGGGCGACACGTCTGATTCAGGGGCGGCAAACGGCCCGGGTCACCCTGGAGGGGGGAGAGGTGCTCCTGCTCTGTTCCAACAACTACCTCGGTCTGGCGGAGCATCCCGCGCTTGCGGAGGCCTCCGTCCGGGCGATCCGGAGCTTCGGAGCCTCCGGCGGCGCCTCGCGCCTCGTTTCCGGCACCATGGAACTGCACGAGCAGCTCGAGTCGACCGTGGCCGCTTTCAAGGGGACGGAATCCGCTTTGGTCTTTAACAGCGGCTATGCGGCTAATACCGGTATAATTCCGGCGCTGGTCGGGCGCGGGGACGTGATCTTCAGCGACCGCCTCAATCATGCCAGCATCGTCGATGGTGCTTTGCTCTCCGGAGCCCGGTTGGTGCGGTATCCCCATAATGACGTGAATGCTCTGGCCCGGCTGATGACGAAACATCGCGGTAGCGGGCGCTGCCTGATTGTGACTGACGGCGTGTTCAGCATGGATGGCGATCTGGCTCCGCTCTCCGCTCTGGCTGAACTCAAGCATCGCCACGACGCCCTGCTGATGATCGACGATGCCCATGGCTGCGGCGTGCTGGGGGCAGGGGGCAGGGGCTCTGCCGAGCTTTTGGGGGTGATGGAGGAGACAGACATCCATGTGGGCACCCTCGGCAAAGCCATGGGGAGTTTCGGCGCCTATGCGGCGGTTTCTTCCGAGATGCGCGAGCTGCTGATCAACCGTGCCCGCAGCTTTATCTTTTCAACCTCGCTGCCCCCTGCGGTACTGGCCGCATCCGTGGCCGCACTGGAGATTGTGGCCTCTCCGGAGGGAACGGGCCTGAGGAAGAGGCTTTGTGACAATGCCGTCCTGTTCAGGCAACTGTTGGCCGGGCACGGATTCGCGGTCGGCGACAGCAGTACGCAAATCATTCCGATCATGTGCGGAGATGCGCAGGTTACCATGAGATTTTCAGAGGAACTGCTGCATGAGGGGGTGTTTGTCCAGGGAATTCGTCCTCCCACGGTGCCTGCCAACAGCTGCCGGCTGCGTTGTACGGTCATGGCCACCCATTCCCGCGAAGATCTCACCTGGGCTGCCGGGCGGATTGCAGCGGCAGGCCGGCGTCTGGGGGTTGTCTGATGGCCTGGTTCGCTGCTCGGGACGGAAAAGGCCTGTGGTACGAGGATCACGGCCAGGGACCTGCGGTGGTGCTGCTGCATGGCTGGTGCATGTCATCTGCGATATGGCAGCTTCAAGTGCAGTCCCTTTGCCGTTCGTTCCGTATCATCGCCCCTGATCTGCGCGGCCACGGCAGATCGGAATATGACAGTGGCGACTGCAGTCTGGCGCAATTTTCCGAGGATACGGCCGCGCTGATTCAGTATTTGGATCTGGAGCATGTTTTTCTGGTCGGGTGGTCGCTGGGGGGGCAGGTGGCGCTGGAGGCCACCCGGCTGGTGCGGGAACGCTTGGCCGGCCTGGTACTGGTGGGTGCAACTCCCTGTTTCACCGCCTCGGAGAGTTTTCCACATGGCCTGGGACGGATGGAGGCCGACGGCATGGCGCTCAAGGTCAGGCGCAATATCGTACGGGCGCTGGAAGGGTTCACGGCGCGCATGTTCTCTGCCGGGGAGCTGGACGAGCCGCAGCGTGCCGAGCAGGTACGCCGGGTACTGGACCGGGTGCCTGTCCCCGAGACGAGCGTTGCCCTGGAGAGCCTCCAGTCCCTGGCTGATGCCGATCTGCGGCCGCTGCTTTCTGCAATCGATCTGCCGACGCTGATCATCAACGGCGATATGGATCGGATCTGCCTGCCGGCAGCATCCGATTACCTGGCTCGTCATATTCCTACCAGCCGGCAGGTGATCCTGCCGGGGGTCGCGCATGCGCCCTTCCTGAGCAGGCCGGAGGAGTTCAACGACCACCTGAGCCGGTTCATCTCGGAGGTGCTGTGAACACGGGGGCCGCAAAGGAAAGGGTCGGCAGCTCTTTTCATCGTCAGGCCGCCGAATACGACCGTCATACGGTTGTACAGAAGCGGGTGATTGCCCGCCTTGACGAATTGATTGCACATCATGCGTCCAGAGAGCCCTTGCGGTTGTTGGATATCGGCTGCGGAACCGGCGGCCTGCTGGCTGCCATGCAGAAGCGTTATCCGCTCTCCGGCCTGTGCGGCCTCGATCTGGCCTTCAACATGTCCCATATGGCATCCTCCCGTTTCGACGGGGCTGCCCTGATCGTTAATGGCGATGCTGAACGGCTTCCTTTTTGCGATCAGGCCTTTGACCTGGTCGTCTCCGCCTCCACGCTGCAGTGGGTGCCGCGACTGGACCGCTGTTTTCGGGAGTTCCACCGAGTGTCGAGTGGAGATGGGCTGATATGCGTTGCCTTCTTTGGAGAAAAGACCCTGTGGGAGCTTCAGGCAAGCTACCGGGAAGCGCTGAGGCGCGGCGGCATCGAGGAGCGCAGTAGCAGGCTGCGCCGATTCATGACACGGGACGAAGTGGCGCAGGCGCTCTCGGGACTCGGCTTCAGACAGCTGACAGTGACAAGTGAAATCGAGCTGGAGCAGCATGCCGATGTTCCCGATCTGCTGCGCGCCATCAAGGGGACCGGGGCCGCTACACCGGCAGGGAGCGCTGCGGGGGGCTTGGGATGGCGCAGGGTGCTGAACGATATGGCAGATATCTACCGGTCGAGATTCATGCAGAACGGGAAGATACCGGCCACCTACGAAGTCATCTACGTCATCGCACGCGGCTGAACGGATGAAATTCCGGCTTTTATCAGCCCTGGCAACAGCGTGTGAATTTCAGGTACCCGACAGGTAGAGGGACTCGCTGAAATGGCAGGCGGCATGGTGAGAGGGGAGCTTTTCATCCAGCCCCGGCGTTTGCCGGCGGCAGATATCCTGGGCATAGCGGCAGCGGGGATGAAAGCGGCAGCCGGAAGGTATAGCGAGCGGAGAAGGGATGTCCCCCTGCAGGAGCAGCCCCTTCTCGTCCTGTTTCCGGTTGATCTTGGGAATGGCCGAGATGAGCGCTTCGGTATAGGGGTGCAGACAGCGGCGGAACAGCATCGATGCAGGGGCGCTCTCAACGACGATGCCGAGGTACATGATGATTATCCGGTCGCAGATGTGCCGCAGTACGGAAAGGTCATGGGAAATGATCATCAGCGACAGGTCGTAGGCCGACTTCATCTCCTGCAGCAGATTGATGATCTGGGCCTGGATGGAGACATCCAGCGACGATACCGGCTCGTCGGCGATGATGATTTCGGGGGAGGCGGCCAAAGCGCGTGCGATTCCGATGCGCTGGCGCTGGCCTCCGGAGAATTCGTGCGGAAAACGGTTGATGTGTTCCGCGGGAAGACCGACCTTTGCCATGATGTCCTCGACCGACCCGCGCCGCGATGCGGCATCCCCCGAGCGTGCGATTACCAGCGGCTCGGCAATGATGTCGCCGACGCGCATGCGGGGATTCAGCGAGGAGAACGGGTCCTGAAAGATCATCTGTGTCTGGCGACGGAAGTCTGCCCGTGCTGCGGACGATAACCCCGTAACAGTGGTGCCGTGGTACTGCACCTGCCCACCGTCCATTGTGACCAGCCCTGCCAGGATCTTGCCCAAGGTGGACTTGCCGCAGCCCGATTCCCCGGCTATTCCCAGGATCTCTCCTCGCCGCAATTCAAGAGAAACACCGTCCAGAGCGGTCAGCATGCCGGCGGGCGCCGTCAGCCCGGCTGTCACTTTGTAACGTTTGCGAAGATCTTCTCCGCTGAGTACGCTTTCGTATTCCGTAGTCATGGCAGATTCCAGCAGCGGACATGGTGTCCGGGGGATATCTCCCGGAGTTCGGGCAGTTCCTGCCGGCATTCTGGCAAGGAAACAGGACAGCGGTCGCAGAAACCGCAGCCCCGGGAAGCGGCCGTGATTCCGGGGGGCTGCCCGGCCAGCGTGGCCAGGGGCTTGCCCGGTTCGGCATTCTGGGGAAGGGATGCCAGCAAGGCCCGGGTGTAGGGGTGCCCGGGATGACGGAGCAGTTCCGCGCTGGGGGCAGACTCCACGATGCGCCCCGCGTACATGACGCAGGTGCGGTCGGATCGTTCCGCCACAATCCCGAGATCGTGGGTGATCAGGAGTATTCCCATGTCCACGGAACGGCGCAACGAGTCGATCAGTTCCAGGATCTGGGCCTGGATGGTCACATCCAGGGCGGTGGTCGGCTCATCGGCGATCAGCAGGGCCGGGTCGCAGGCCAGGGCCATGGCGATCATGACCCGCTGGCGCATGCCGCCGCTTAACTGGTGGGGGTAATCCCGCATACGGTCGCCTGCTGCGGGAATGCCGACGACCTGGAGCAATTCCGTGGCTTTTTCGGCGGCTTTGGTACGGTTCAGGGCACGATGCAGTCTGAGCGGTTCCGTAAGCTGGTCTCCGATGCGCAGAACCGGATTCAGCGAGGTCATGGGTTCCTGAAAGACCATGGAGATGCGGCTGCCCCGGATCGAGCGCATGTCCTGATCGGCCAGGGAGAGAAGGTCGCAGCCGTCGAAGGTGATGCTTCCCGACCGGATGAACCCCGGCGGGGGGACCAGACGCATTACAGAGAGAGCGGTCATGGATTTGCCCGATCCCGATTCACCCACCAGCGCAACCGTCTCCCCCTTTTCAATAGAGAAGCTCACTCCGTTGACGGCGGGAAGGGGGCCAGCAGCGGTCCTGAAGCAGGTATGCAGGTTGTCGATGGAAAGCAGGGACATTGTGGGATTCCTGAAAGTCATATCCGCGTGTGTTTTGCCGCTTCAAGCATCCCGGTCGGGAAGATGACCGGCGAATAGTACCACCTTCCGCCGTACCGGGGCAACTCTTACTCGCACGGTAGGTGCGGTGGGTACAGAAGGGCTTTTGCTCCTGCGAGCCGGTCCTGCCCTGCCCGATTCGGCAGACAAGCTGCTTAGCACCCATGGATGAAGCTATCTCAGCGAAGGCACCCTGAGAAACGGATCGTCCTCGGTCGCGAATTCTGCAGTTCTGCGTCTGGCTCACCACTCCGGCATTCCGATAAGGCAACCCGCTGCCAAAACAAAAACATTAATGAAATTAAACCGAGGCAGCCATCAAAAAAATTGACATGATGCCGGTATATGTGATTGTATCACCAAGTTTTGCGGTTATTACTGATGCGTATATCATTGTTGATAATAGTGGCTCTTGCCGTTGTTTTTCTAGGAGGGGATCTGCACCTGCAGGCCGCCGTCGCTCCCAGTGAAACGATACGCGTTGCCATTGTCAAAAATGCAGGCACCGTGGTTGTCGACGGCGACGGCCTGCTGGCTACGCGCGAAACCGGCGAGGCGGTGGCGCTTGTTCCTCCGGTCAGCATCACCGGTGGAAGGGACCAGCTGATTGTCAACGGCACCGCGTTTCGCCAGCTCACCTTTGCTGCATCTTCAGCGGTAAAAATCAACGGCAAGCCTTATCGCGGCATGGTTGAGATTCTTCCCGGCGAGAAGGGACTGCTGGCAGTCAACCAGCTGCCCCTGGAAGATTATCTGGTCGGCCTGATCAACTGCGAGATATCATCGGCATGGCCCATCGAGGCGGTCAAGGCCCAGGCGGTGATTGCCAGAACCTACGCCCTCAACCGCAAGGCGGCTCGTAAGAATGCGGTGTATCATCTTGAATCGTCCGTCATGGACCAGGTGTATGATGGTTGCCTGATCGAAGACAGCCGGGCGCGACGGGCCGTTGAAGAAACTGCCGGAGAAGTGCTGACTTACAACAAATCGATCATTCAGGCCTTCTATCACTCCAGTTGCGGCGGAAAAACGGAAGCTGCGGAGAATGTATGGGGAGCATCGGTGCCATACTTGAAAGGGGTCGAGTGCGAATACTGCCTGACCAACCCCTCGACCTCCTGGGAACAGAAGCTCACCTTGAAGGATATCGACGAGAAGCTCAGAGCCGCCGGCTACAAGGTAACGGGGGTGACCGACCTCAGGCCCGGACCTCGTAACGAACGGGGGCGTTTGCGGAATATCAGGGCAGTATCCGGCCAGGGTGAGGTTGCCATCAGCGGCGATCAGTTCCGCAAGGCCATCGGTTATGGTATCATTAAAAGTACCAATTTCGTGGTGAAGGTCGCCAACGGAGAAGCGGTCTTTTCCGGCTACGGCAACGGCCACGGCGTCGGACTGTGCCAGTGGGGTGCCAAACAGCGCGCCCTGGATGGATTCGGATACGCCGAAATTCTGACGTACTACTATCCCGGCACCCAGCTGAAAAGGTTCTTTGAAATTAG belongs to Geobacter sp. SVR and includes:
- a CDS encoding cupin domain-containing protein, whose protein sequence is MERGERPWGSYLVLDENTSYKIKRIEVKPGERLSLQKHHHRSEHWIVVSGIAKVTCGEQEFFVNVNESTFIPVGKQHRLENPGKIPLVIIEVQSGEYLGEDDIVRFDDDYNRCEVHAEL
- the rfbB gene encoding dTDP-glucose 4,6-dehydratase, producing the protein MAFSPTSILVTGGAGFIGANFIHSFITNNPACNVVNLDCLTYAGNLKNLAAVENHPGYRFVKGDIGDAALVASILAEHRIDAVVHFAAESHVDRSISGPEIFVRTNVLGSQVLLEESRKHWQSGTVADFRFLQISTDEVYGSLGDTGYFTEETPLAPNSPYSASKAGADMLVRAYHETYGMPTLNTRCSNNYGPYHFPEKLIPLMIHNIINRKPLPVYGDGLNVRDWLHVRDHAAAVETVLKQAAPGSVYNIGGNNEWKNIDIVNLVCDLLDGRLGRPTGENRSLITFVKDRPGHDRRYAIDASKLKRDLGWEPAYTFERGIAETIDWYLANQEWVSEVTSGAYREYYARHYEGAAQ
- a CDS encoding mannose-1-phosphate guanylyltransferase; the protein is MYIVILAGGSGTRFWPLSRAARPKQLISITGDRTMLQRTVERVLPLKPKRILIVTNVLQAAETERQVTHYRGVAIDVIAEPCARNTAPAIGLAATIIAAHDPAGLMVVLPADHFIRNEEALRETLESAAHAARNGYLMTLGIMPSRPETGYGYIEADMDLRGSGPFPVRRFVEKPPLEQAIRYLDEGNFFWNSGMFVWRADTILSEIAAHMPALGQALAGITFNGDVWELSDLDNQIEAVYSGVENTSIDYGVMERSERVQVVPVEMGWSDVGSWSALPEVVEPDAAGTVCINAAGMVSIDSSDCLIYADKQMVAAVGVNNLIVVSTPDALLVCERDRAQEVKKVVEELNLRGSSTFL
- a CDS encoding alpha/beta fold hydrolase, whose product is MAWFAARDGKGLWYEDHGQGPAVVLLHGWCMSSAIWQLQVQSLCRSFRIIAPDLRGHGRSEYDSGDCSLAQFSEDTAALIQYLDLEHVFLVGWSLGGQVALEATRLVRERLAGLVLVGATPCFTASESFPHGLGRMEADGMALKVRRNIVRALEGFTARMFSAGELDEPQRAEQVRRVLDRVPVPETSVALESLQSLADADLRPLLSAIDLPTLIINGDMDRICLPAASDYLARHIPTSRQVILPGVAHAPFLSRPEEFNDHLSRFISEVL
- a CDS encoding glycosyltransferase family 9 protein, translating into MTSRIALLKAVDALLGRLAVPLATLCSPRAQRSEAIGSILLIRPGGIGDAVLLIPAIQAIRKKFPSADITVLAERRNAAAFQLCSEVNRVLLYDRISDFLAVLRTTYDVVIDTEQLHRLSAVVARLTRAPVSIGYGTNQRSRLFTHSIPYSHDTYEIDSFLGMLEPLGIGLHGVPERFLAVPDNALRTAASLLESLAGRPFAALFPGASIPERRWGADRFRQVAERLAAFGIPAVVVGGREDREQGEEITAGGMGLDLAGRTSLSETAAVLQESTLLVSGDSGILHLAVGLGKPTVSLFGPGRGKKWAPRGHHIVINKELPCSPCTTFGTTPPCWNSVQCMRDIAVDEVFNAVMMLLAAESALPSACCKKEWIVVQNNIKR
- the rfbD gene encoding dTDP-4-dehydrorhamnose reductase, which codes for MILVVGCNGMLGRDLMTLLGEKARGVDLGEIDITDLESTERTLTALHPSVVINCAAYTDVDGCETNAETAMQVNGEGVGYLAMATRAIGAKLVQVSTDYVFDGGKGTPYQEDDLPRPLNVYGESKLAGEMNAAFNPDHLIVRTQWLYGLHGKNFVEIMLKLAGEKDQLAVVDDQVGSPTWTVDLARAIVALVDNGCQGIYHAANEGFCSWNEFARAIFEEAGLTVTVNGMTTEQLNRPARRPLYSTLDCSKLRQDTGIALRPWREALRSYMASRTNKH
- the bioF gene encoding 8-amino-7-oxononanoate synthase; the protein is MRDSIHDELQQIRSRGLYRATRLIQGRQTARVTLEGGEVLLLCSNNYLGLAEHPALAEASVRAIRSFGASGGASRLVSGTMELHEQLESTVAAFKGTESALVFNSGYAANTGIIPALVGRGDVIFSDRLNHASIVDGALLSGARLVRYPHNDVNALARLMTKHRGSGRCLIVTDGVFSMDGDLAPLSALAELKHRHDALLMIDDAHGCGVLGAGGRGSAELLGVMEETDIHVGTLGKAMGSFGAYAAVSSEMRELLINRARSFIFSTSLPPAVLAASVAALEIVASPEGTGLRKRLCDNAVLFRQLLAGHGFAVGDSSTQIIPIMCGDAQVTMRFSEELLHEGVFVQGIRPPTVPANSCRLRCTVMATHSREDLTWAAGRIAAAGRRLGVV
- a CDS encoding methyltransferase domain-containing protein; the protein is MNTGAAKERVGSSFHRQAAEYDRHTVVQKRVIARLDELIAHHASREPLRLLDIGCGTGGLLAAMQKRYPLSGLCGLDLAFNMSHMASSRFDGAALIVNGDAERLPFCDQAFDLVVSASTLQWVPRLDRCFREFHRVSSGDGLICVAFFGEKTLWELQASYREALRRGGIEERSSRLRRFMTRDEVAQALSGLGFRQLTVTSEIELEQHADVPDLLRAIKGTGAATPAGSAAGGLGWRRVLNDMADIYRSRFMQNGKIPATYEVIYVIARG
- a CDS encoding NAD(P)/FAD-dependent oxidoreductase, which translates into the protein MKIIVLGAGPCGLGAAYHLDKLGHNSWQLFERNSNVGGLSASFIDDKDFTWDIGGHVLFSHYTYFDKAVAEALGDAYYEHQRESWIRILQTWVPYPFQNNVRHLPTEALQECVEGLRKLQGDPSQTTNFREWMDTIFGSGIVKFFMEPYNRKVWGVVLETMSKEWIAERVSVVDLGRIERNITEQRDDLSWGPNNTFKFPKQGGTGAIYEGIARPLGDRIHLNHEMVSIDPDAKRVSFANGRVEPYDVLINTPPLDLLVAACCALPETVRAAAENLVHNSGLIVGLGIEERRDDSKCWMYFPESNSPFYRVTNFHNYSPFNVPGGDTRRYSSLMCETTYSSYKSVDKADIVDRTVQGLHASGMIDGPQIQRIVSRYLIDIPYSYPVPTLGRDGALSMIQPWLESRDIYSRGRFGAWKYEVGNMDHSFMQGVEVVERLFAGGNEPTLNGRV